A region of Hippoglossus stenolepis isolate QCI-W04-F060 chromosome 7, HSTE1.2, whole genome shotgun sequence DNA encodes the following proteins:
- the gcna gene encoding germ cell nuclear acidic protein: MNDDNRQLFERVARKMGWMDKGGLDTAEKKLISSIGKTRFGATSSHRPADPSASPVLLGLSGSEDESDKENQCSKGNEYRDKSLIESSDDDFDQFLVGRATPKAKPTAQRTCSAAKKENSNVLVVSSDDEGSFETFLQRVKTPNAKTEKVSESGSEDSLKNFIVEYCSSDDDFIETKISLKVPKKSNTPAAEPPRRRPLSQWDSPVFVSDSDDDDDNILVKSTWRTRHSKPKPPAKANKNNALLRDEDDSAPSLPLLSVSSPFSFRPPKTPTPLVTPKFTFTAPSTLVESASSEEEFTSLLERLKKKNKLTGTLCSPKNAKDLENRKEPPMLVPPVKARTTPASKSLGETPLRVKAPGKSTILKPMVSQTEPRHGPISRVTLCKTPGCFLQSLSNPGSSYGRGFKQSKEELTRKLYHLYNTTVFDSKLPVDMSVTWNKKLRKTAGYCITGQERGGGGRYARIDLSEKVCDSADRLRDTLIHEMCHAATWLINGVRDGHGSYWKLYARKSTLAHPELPMVTRCHSYDIKYKFQYQCTRCKNTIGRHSKSLDTQRFACALCTGNLVLLTPLKTRAPAPFANFVKENYGTVRQELTGQSHAEVMRKLSADFASKTKLSQS; this comes from the exons aTGAATGATGACAACCGCCAGTTGTTTGAGAGAGTCGCCAGAAAGATGGGCTGGATGGACAAGGGAGGACTGGACACCGCAGAGAAGAAG CTGATCAGCTCGATTGGCAAGACTCGTTTTGGTGCCACAAGTAGTCATCGACCTGCAGATCCATCAGCTTCGCCCGTCCTGCTTGGCCTCTCTGGAAGTGAAGATGAGTCAGACAAGGAGAATCAGTGCTCCAAAGGCAACGAGTACAGAGACAAGTCTTTGATTGAGTCCAGTGACGACGACTTTGACCAGT TTCTTGTGGGAAGGGCTACACCGAAAGCGAAGCCGACCGCACAGAGAACTTGTAGCgctgcaaagaaagaaaa TTCAAATGTTCTTGTGGTGAGCTCAGACGATGAAGGCAGCTTTGAGACGT ttttacaaCGAGTGAAAACACCAAACGCCAAGACTGAGAAAGTGTCAGAGAGCGGAAGTGAAGACAG CCTCAAAAACTTCATCGTGGAATACTGTTCATCAGACGATGACTTTATTGAGACAAAAATATCTTTGAAAG TGCCGAAGAAAAGCAACACTCCAGCAGCCGAGCCTCCACGGAGGAGACCACTGTCTCAGTGGGACTCCCCTGTCTTTGTTAGTGACAGTGACGACGATGATGATAATATCCTGGTCAAAAGCACGTGGAGAACTCGTCACTCAAAACCTAAACCCCCGGCGAAAGCCAACAAGAATAATGCTCTGCTGCGCGATGAAGACGACAGCGCTCCATCACTGCCTTTGCTCTCCGTCTcatctcctttttcttttcgtCCACCCAAAACTCCAACACCTCTGGTCACTCCTAAGTTTACGTTTACAGCACCTTCGACGCTGGTTGAGTCGGCGAGTTCTGAGGAGGAGTTCACATCATTGCTGGagagactgaaaaagaaaaacaaactcactgGCACTTTATGCTCCCCGAAGAACGCCAAAG atcTAGAGAACCGTAAGGAGCCTCCTATGTTAGTTCCTCCGGTGAAGGCACGAACAACACCAGCCTCTAAATCATTGGGGGAAACACCTCTGCGCGTGAAAGCACCTGGGAAATCCACCATCTTGAAGCCGATGGTCAGTCAGACAGAGCCCAGACACGGCCCCATTAGCAG GGTAACTTTGTGTAAAACCCCAGGCTGCTTCCTGCAGTCACTGTCAAACCCTGGCTCCAGCTATGGCCGCGGCTTCAAACAGAGCAAGGAGGAGCTCACCAGGAAACTCTACCATCTGTACAACACCACTGTATTCGACAGCAAG CTCCCTGTTGATATGTCAGTGACCTGGAATAAGAAATTGCGGAAAACGGCTGGTTACTGTATCACGGGGCAGGAGCGAGGTGGTGGGGGCCGCTACGCTCGCATTGATCTGTCCGAGAAAGTCTGTGATTCTGCAG ATCGTCTTAGAGACACGTTGATTCATGAGATGTGTCACGCAGCGACGTGGCTGATTAATGGCGTGAGGGACGGGCACGGAAGCTACTGGAAGCTTTACGCACGCAAGTCCACATTGGCGCATCCCGAGCTGCCCATGGTCACTCGCTGCCACAGTTACGACATCAAGTACAAATTCCAATACCAGTGCACCCGCTGCAAGAATAC TATCGGGCGTCATTCCAAGTCACTGGACACCCAGAGGTTTGCGTGTGCCCTCTGCACAGGTAATCTTGTCTTGCTGACTCCCCTCAAGACGCGCGCTCCTGCGCCTTTTGCCAACTTTGTCAAAGAGAATTATGGGACTGTGCGACAGGAACTAACAGGACAAAGCCACGCAGAGGTGATGCGTAAGCTAAGCGCCGACTTCGCCTCAAAGACTAAACTCAGTCAAAGCTGA
- the cetn2 gene encoding caltractin, with amino-acid sequence MATGAKRPSLQGPVPPPRKKTTPKAELTEEQKQEIREAFELFDTDGSGFIDVKELKVAMRALGFEPKKEEIKKMIGEVDKGGTGRVSFVDFLSVMTQKMVEKDSKEEILKAFRLFDDDETGKISFKNLKRVAKELGENLTDEELREMIDEADRDGDGEVNQQEFLRIMKKTCLY; translated from the exons ATG GCGACCGGTGCCAAGAGACCCTCCCTGCAGGGCCCAGTGCCCCCTCCTCGTAAGAAGACCACCCCTAAAGCAGAGCTGACCGAGGAGCAGAAGCAGGAGATCAGAGAGGCCTTCGAGCTGTTTGACACCGATGGGTCTGGATTCATTGATGTCAAAGAGCTCAAG GTCGCGATGAGAGCTCTGGGGTTTGAGCCGAAGAAAGAGGAGATCAAGAAGATGATTGGTGAAGTGGATAAGGGAGGAACTGGGAGGGTCTCCTTTGTCGACTTCCTCAGTGTCATGACACAGAAAATG GTAGAGAAAGACTCCAAGGAGGAGATCCTGAAAGCGTTCCGTCTGTTTGACGACGACGAGACCGGAAAGATCTCCTTCAAGAATCTGAAGCGAGTGGCCAAAGAGCTCGGAGAGAACCTGACGGATGAAGAGCTGCGG GAGATGATCGATGAGGCTGACCGAGACGGGGACGGAGAAGTCAACCAGCAGGAGTTCCTGCGCATTATGAAGAAAACCTGCCTGTACTGA
- the LOC118112682 gene encoding adenosine receptor A2b-like, with translation MDIPCNVSILANQTQIESSIYHLVEMVIMCVSCSLNTMLSLPLAWVITRSPSLLRHTRFLLLAHLLLCDSLQQLLWTIKAVLLRSREGMPVTQCLIFSAAIQACSLVDFLLSTAMAVDRFVAVKWPLRYELLICTRRKRAAVTAIWTLSFVVIAVALGISLSTIQVNFSFQRCRPLILMPCLSETSAALLYCTLGSAVVLPLCSLTILGCFCLLCRDMHAGLLCSKRAWVTLTLQAVQTLLFSVPVITESSLIPGHLHSDAVDIAATITYNLGVSLIPLVYGYRSRELQQRIRQAAHMSKVPNLT, from the exons ATGGACATCCCCTGCAATGTGTCAATCCTGGCGAATCAGACACAGATCGAATCCAGCATCTACCACCTGGTTGAGATGGTCATcatgtgtgtgagctgcagcttGAACACCATGCTCAGTCTTCCTTTGGCCTGGGTCATCACCCGCTCGCCGTCCCTCCTCAGGCACACTCGCTTCCTGCTCCTCGCACATCTCCTCCTGTGCGACAGCCTCCAA cagctcctctggacGATCAAAGCGGTTCTTCTGAGATCCAGAGAAGGGATGCCAGTGACCCAGTGTCTGATCTTCTCTGCTGCTATCCAGGCCTGCTCATTG GTGGACTTCTTACTGAGCACGGCCATGGCTGTGGACCGATTTGTCGCTGTCAAGTGGCCTCTGCGCTATGAATTGCTGATCTGTACTCGGAGGAAGCGAGCAGCTGTTACAGCCATATGGACCTTATCGTTTGTGGTCATCGCTGTGGCTTTGGGTATCAGCCTCAGCACCATCCAGGTGAATTTTTCCTTTCAGCGCTGTCGCCCTCTCATCCTCATGCCCTGCCTGTCAGAGACGTCAGCCGCGCTGCTCTACTGCACCTTGGGCAGTGCCGTGGTGCTGCCTCTCTGCTCCCTGACCATCCTGGGATGCTTCTGCCTGCTCTGCAGGGACATGCACGCCGGGCTGCTCTGCTCCAAGAGAGCGTGGGTGACGCTGACCCTCCAGGCTGTTCAGACTCTTCTCTTCTCAGTTCCTGTGATCACGGAAAGCTCCCTGATCCCTGGACACCTGCACAGTGATGCTGTGGATATAGCAGCAACCATCACCTACAACCTGGGGGTGTCGCTCATCCCTCTGGTCTACGGGTATCGCTCACgggagctgcagcagcggaTACGACAGGCTGCACACATGAGCAAAGTCCCCAACTTAACTTAG
- the nsdhl gene encoding sterol-4-alpha-carboxylate 3-dehydrogenase, decarboxylating — MATRVRPGSKRCAVIGGSGFLGRHLVEKLLDRGYTVSVFDIRQSYELPGVTFHLGDLCDPQALSPALRDVSMVFHCASPAPGSDNRALFETVNIQGTRTVIQACAEAGVQKLVLTSSASVVFEGTDIKNGGEDLPYAKKPIDYYTETKIEQEKLVLAACDKEKGFLTVAIRPHGIFGPRDPQLVPILVDTARRGKMKFIIGDGTNLVDFTFVENVVHGHILAAERLRADSPICGKPYHITNDEPVRFWDFMSEVLVGLGYAAPRYHLPYTLVYGLALLLWLLALILRPLVSIKPTFTPMRVALAGTHHYYSCERAKQDMGYKPVVGLKEGIARTVQSYPHLRQGA, encoded by the exons ATGGCCACACGGGTTCGACCG GGTAGCAAGCGCTGCGCGGTGATCGGGGGCTCCGGGTTCCTGGGCAGGCACCtggtggagaagctgctggacAGAGGCTACACCGTGTCCGTGTTCGACATCCGCCAGAGCTACGAGCTGCCCGGGGTCACCTTCCACCTGGGAGACCTGTGTGACCCGCAG gctcTGTCGCCGGCCCTGAGAGATGTGTCCATGGTCTTCCACTGTGCGTCTCCGGCCCCTGGCAGTGACAACCGTGCACTGTTTGAGACGGTCAACATCCAGGGCACACGCACCGTCATTCAGGCCTGTGCCGAGGCTGGAGTACAG AAATTGGTCCTGACCAGCAGTGCCAGTGTGGTGTTTGAAGGGACAGACATTAAGAACGGAGGAGAGGACCTGCCATACGCGAAGAAGCCCATCGACTACTACACCGAGACCAAGATCGAGCAGGAGAAG TTGGTCCTGGCAGCTTGTGACAAGGAGAAGGGTTTCCTCACCGTCGCCATCCGGCCTCACGGCATCTTCGGCCCTCGGGACCCACAGCTGGTTCCGATCCTGGTGGATACGGCTCGTAGGGGCAAGATGAAGTTCATCATTGG TGATGGGACTAATCTGGTGGATTTCACCTTTGTGGAGAACGTGGTGCATGGACACATCCTGGCTGCTGAGCGCCTGAGAGCCGACTCCCCCATCTGTGGAAAG CCGTACCACATCACCAATGACGAGCCGGTGAGATTCTGGGACTTCATGTCTGAGGTGCTGGTGGGGCTGGGATACGCCGCTCCTCGCTACCACCTCCCCTACACCCTCGTGTATGGACTGGCCCTGCTCCTCTGGCTGCTGGCCCTCATCCTGCGCCCCCTAGTGTCCATAAAACCCACATTTACTCCAATGAGGGTGGCCCTGGCTGGAACCCACCACTACTACAGCTGTGAACGAGCCAAGCAGGACATGGGCTACAAGCCCGTGGTGGGTCTGAAGGAGGGGATCGCCCGCACGGTGCAGAGCTACCCTCACCTCAGACAAGGGGCGTGA